The bacterium genome includes the window TAGTGCACGCCGGCTCGCCTCAGGATGAGCAGCGATCAGCTCACGAATGAATGCGGCGTCTGAGGGTGTGACCACCCGACCGCGATAGCGCAGAATCACCATGGCGAGACAACGTAGTGGAAGATGCTGTGGAACGCAAGGGCTGCGGCAATCTTTTTTTGAGCTACGCCGCCGTCTCAATCGGCCGCCATACCGGCGCGCCCTGCGCAGCCTTGAAGTTGCCCCCACTGAGCAGCACGTGAAGCTGCTGCGCCTCCAACTGTACGTCCTGCCCACCATCGGGCCAGTAGGAGAAACGGCCCGCCGAAAAGCGCTTGTGGCACAACCAATAGCCCTGACCATCGTACGCGAGCAGTTTCACTGCCGTGCGCCGACGGTTGCGAAAAACAACCACACAGCCCGAAAACGGATCGCGCTCCAGACGCTCGCGCACCAACCGCGAAAG containing:
- the tnpB gene encoding IS66 family insertion sequence element accessory protein TnpB, whose translation is MIQVTPQMRVYVAVEPADFRCGIDGLSRLVRERLERDPFSGCVVVFRNRRRTAVKLLAYDGQGYWLCHKRFSAGRFSYWPDGGQDVQLEAQQLHVLLSGGNFKAAQGAPVWRPIETAA